The DNA segment TAGCTGGCGTACACCGAGTGCTCGTCGTTCAGGTCATAGACCACCCCGGCATAGGGCGTGACCACGCCGGACTCCTTGTAGGTGGTGGTGCTGTTGCGCGCCGGGGTCAGCATGTAGCTCAGGTCATAGGTGTAGTCGTAGTCACTGGCGCGGGCACCGAGGATGACCGATAGCTGTTCGGTCGGGTGCAAGCGGGCTGCCAGGTAGGTGCCACGCTGATAGATGGTGGTGTCACCGTCGTACAACTGACCCAGGTGGGTGACCGGCCGTGAGGTGTAGTTGTTCCAGGTGTAGACATTGACCGCCGTGCCTTCGATGGCAGTGCCGCGCAGCGGGTCGTGGCGGTTGTCGAATTTCGAGTAGTTGTAGCCGACGATCAGGTCGTGACTGCGGCCCAACAGCTCGAAGGGGCCCTGGGCCTGGATGTCGACACTGGTCTGCTTCTGCCAGGTGCTCCCTGCGCCGCCATACAGGCGCACGCCAGCCCCGCTGACAGGGTCGGGGAAGCCCCAGCTGGCGGTGGCCAGGCTGTACTCGCGGTCGATGTACATCTGGTTGAGACTGGCCTTTAGCGTCCAGTCACCGGCCAGTTTGTGTTCCAGGGTCAGAAAACTGTTGAGGATGTTCTGCCGGTTGCTGCTCCAGCGGCTGGCGCTGTTGGTGTCGCGGGAAAAGTCAGCCTGCGTGCCGTTGCTGTAGAACAGCGGAAAGGCCACCGATGACGAGCCCTCGGGTTTGTTTTTCTGGTAATCCATGCCGGCGGTGAGCAGGGTGCTGTCGCTCAGGTCCGCTTCAAACACCCCGTAGAACACCTGCTTTTCCTGATGGTAGTGGTCCATGTAGCTGTCGTTCTGCTGGTAGGCGACCACGCTGCGGCCACGCAGATTGCCGGTGGGGGTCAGCGGCCCGGACACATCGACTTCGCTGCGGTATTTGTTCCACGAGCCCACCCCGGCGGACAGATGCCCCTGGAACTGTGCGGTGGGGCGCTTGCGTACCAGGTTGATGGTCGCCGAGGGATCACCGGCCCCGGTCAGCAGCCCCGTGGCGCCGCGCAGCACTTCGACGCGGTCGTAGATGGCCATGTCGGCCAGACTTTGGGCCGACACCTGGCTGACGATATCCAGCGTGGTCGGCAGGCCGTCGAACTGAAAGTTATCCACCGAATAACCGCGTGAATAGATATTGAACCGCTCGCTGCCCAGGCTCTGCACCGACAGCCCCGGGCTTTGCTCCAGCACCTTGGTGATGTCGTTGAGGCCTTGGTCATCCATGCGTTGGCGGGTCATCACGCTGACCGATTGTGGTGTTTCACGCAGCGACAGGTTCATGCGCGTAGCGCTGCGGCTGTTGCCGACGGTGTAGGTACCGCTGCTGTCGGTGTCCTGTGCCAGGGTGTGGCTGGAGATGGTGGTGGCGTCAAGGTTCAGCGCTGCGTTGTTCTCTACGGCCGGTAGCAACTGGAAACGCCCGGTTTCGCGGCGCACCACCTGCAGGCCGGTGCCGGTCAGCATTTGCTGCAAGGCTTGCTCGGCGCTGAGCAGGCCTTTGACCGCGTGGCTCTGACGGCCACGGGTCAGGCTGGCATCGGCTGCCAGGTACAGGCCGGTCTGTGCGGCCAGCACATTGAGCTGGGTGGCCAGCGGTCCTGCCGGAATGTCGAAGCCCTGCACCGGACTCTGCTCGCTGGCCAGTGCCGCTGGCAGTGGTGCCAGCAGGCAGCTGGCGCCCAGGCTCATGGCCAATAGCAGCGGGGTCGGGAGGAAGGAATGGCGAGGCATGGCGGCTCCTTGGCACAGCGCAGAATGTCGGATGGCAGAAGGTTGTTATCACCTTGTTATCTGGTAATCCGAACCTGCGATGAAAACCGGAACTGCGACGGGACAATTTTTTCAGGCAGCGGCTTGCACTCAGCGCGGCTCTACCGTCACCCACCAGTCGAAACGCTTGACCACTTGCACCGGCAGCGCTTCCTGCAACTGCGCCAGCGCCTGGTCGGTGTTGCGCAGCGAGAAACTGCCCATCACCCGCAATTGGCTGACCTCGGGGGCAACGCCCAGATGCCCGTGACGCCAGGGCGCCAGTTCGGCGATGAACTGCTGCAGCGTCATGTCCTCGGCCAGCAGCAGCCCCTTGCTCCAGGCTTCGCGCTGCGCCAGTGCGCTGCCTGGTGTACCCAAGGTGTCGGCGTCGAAGCTCAGGCTCTGCCCGGCCGCCGCCACGGCGTGCTGCCCATGGTTGGCGCAGCGCACCTGCACCGCGCCGGCAAAGACATTGAGCAGGGTCTGCCCGCCCTGTTGGCGCACACTGAAGCGCGTGCCCAGCGGTATCAGCACGCCGGCGCGGGTCTGCACCTGGAACGGCCGCGGATCGCTGCCGGTGTCGATCAGCACCTCACCGGCATACAGGCGCAAGCGGCGCTGCCGGCCATCGAATTCGACATCCAGCGCGGTCCCGGCGTTGAGCCATATCTGGCTGCCATCGGCCAATCGCTCGTGGCGCAACTCGTTGCTGCTGCGATAGCGTGCGCCGACCAGCGGCAGACGCTGGTGCCAATCCTGCTGCCAGCCAAGCCCGCCGAGCAGCACGATACCGCCCACTACGCTGAGCTGGCCGAGCACCTGGCGTCGCCCGTGCTTGCTGCGGCGCTGGTCGAGCAGTGTCTGATGAGCGGCCGGCCCTTGGGCCCCCAGGCTGGCGAACGACTGGCTGACTCTTTCGATGTAGTGCCAGGCCTGACGATGCTGCTCACTGGCGTGCAGCCAGTCGCGCCACGCGGCCTGCAATTGCGCATCGTCACTGGCGCCTTGCAGGCGCGCGAACCAGTCGGCAGCCTGTTGCAGAGTGGCGTGCTCCAGCCTGGCGTCGCTCACCTCAGTGCTCCGTCGAGTTCGGCCTGCAACAGCGCGCACTGGAACATCGCCTGGGCCATGTACTTGGTGACCATGCGCTCGCTGACCCCCAGCCGCTCGCCGATTTCCCGATAGCCCAGGCCTTCGAGCAACGACAGGCCGAACGCCTCGGCGACCTTGTCTGGCAGGCGTTGCAGCATCGTCTGTAGTTGCAGCAGTGTCTCTATGACGATGGCCTGGTGTTCTTCAGACGGCGCGCGCAGGTCCGGGCGCTGTTGCAACGCTTCGAGCCATGCCTGCTCCAGCTGTCGGCGGCGCCAGAAGTCGATGCACAAATGCCGTGACACCCGGCTCAGGTAAGCGCGGGCGTGCTGGTCGCTGTCGAAACTGCGTGGCTGCGCCAGCAGGCGCACGAACACGTCGTGGGTCAGTTCGGCGGCGTCGCTGGCATTGCCCAGGCGGCGGGTGATCCACTGCTTGATCCAGTCATGGTTTTGCAGATACAGGTTGGCCACTTGTGCGCTGTGGGCGTTATCGGAAGGTGAGGTCATGGCAGGGGAGAGGACGCCGGAAAAATACGCAAATGATAATTGTTTTCTAAATTAGCGTACGTGGCAGCAGTCAGGCAACCGGCCATCCCGATCAGCCGTTGTCGTCAATCGCAGGGGCGTGCAAAGGACACTGCTGCCCGGCCCGTTCGACAAGCGCCGCCCGCAGCATCTGCATCTGCGCAATGCGCTCATCCAGCACGGCGATCTTTTCCTGGAACAACTGCGCCAGCTGCTCACCGGAGTCCTGTGGTGCGCACCACAGCAGCGGCCGGTGCCGCAGCCCGACGCCAGCTTCATGCTGTTCGTCATTTGTTGGGCAGCGCAGTGGTGGTCTGGTCGCTATGGCGCTGGCACCATCCCACCCGGCAGGTGGGTTGGTACGATGCGCTGGCCAGGGGATTGTTCGCCGTCTGGCAGGTGTATGCCGTGACACAGGGCGCCAGTTTTCTGCTGTTGGCATTTACCGTGATGGAAGTGGTGTTTGGCGTGGCGCAGGTATTGCCAGTGAAGCTGCCCAGGCCTCAACCCCGCACAAACCCCTCGATCGCCGCCGCCAGCGCGTCATAAAACCGCTCCACCTCGGCCACGCCCATGGCGCGCAGGCTGCCGTGCACCATGCCCTTGCCCACATGCACCGTTGCCGACGTACCGTCCTGGCGCAGGCGCTCGGCGTAGTGCAGGCCTTCGCTGTAGAGAATGTCGTGTTCGGCCACGCCGATGAATGCCGGTGCCAGGCCCTCGAAACTTTTCGCGTGCAGGGCCATGGCCCACGGATGTTCGCGCAGCGCGGGGTCAGGCAGGTAACGTGACAGGCAACCGGCCAGCGACTCGACCGACAGCGACGGTGCATCGAAGTACAGGCTGGCCGAGGGCTGATGGCTGTGGGTAGTCAGTACCGGGTACAGCAGCGCCTGCCCCAGCGGCTGGGCTTGGCCCTGATCGCGCAATCTCACGCATAGCCCGGCGGCCAGGGCGCCGCCGGCGCTGTCGCCGGCCACCACTATGCGTTGTGGGTTCAGGGCATCGCTCAGCCGGCCGGCGCGAATGGCGTGCAGAATACTCAGGCTGTCATCCAGCGAGGCCGGGAAGGGATGCTCCGGCGCCAGCCGATAGGCCACCGCGACAATCGCAATCTTCAACCGCCGGGCGATGGCGTGGGCGAACCAGTCGTGGGTGTCCAGATGGCCATGATCCCAACCACCGCCGTGCAGGTACAGCAGCACCGGCCAGCCACCGCTCGGGGCTTGTGCGAGCGGCAGGTACAGGCGCACCGGCAGTGCGTCTACCTGCAAGTCCGTGACCTGCCAGCCGTCCGGGC comes from the Pseudomonas sp. StFLB209 genome and includes:
- a CDS encoding TonB-dependent siderophore receptor, which translates into the protein MPRHSFLPTPLLLAMSLGASCLLAPLPAALASEQSPVQGFDIPAGPLATQLNVLAAQTGLYLAADASLTRGRQSHAVKGLLSAEQALQQMLTGTGLQVVRRETGRFQLLPAVENNAALNLDATTISSHTLAQDTDSSGTYTVGNSRSATRMNLSLRETPQSVSVMTRQRMDDQGLNDITKVLEQSPGLSVQSLGSERFNIYSRGYSVDNFQFDGLPTTLDIVSQVSAQSLADMAIYDRVEVLRGATGLLTGAGDPSATINLVRKRPTAQFQGHLSAGVGSWNKYRSEVDVSGPLTPTGNLRGRSVVAYQQNDSYMDHYHQEKQVFYGVFEADLSDSTLLTAGMDYQKNKPEGSSSVAFPLFYSNGTQADFSRDTNSASRWSSNRQNILNSFLTLEHKLAGDWTLKASLNQMYIDREYSLATASWGFPDPVSGAGVRLYGGAGSTWQKQTSVDIQAQGPFELLGRSHDLIVGYNYSKFDNRHDPLRGTAIEGTAVNVYTWNNYTSRPVTHLGQLYDGDTTIYQRGTYLAARLHPTEQLSVILGARASDYDYTYDLSYMLTPARNSTTTYKESGVVTPYAGVVYDLNDEHSVYASYTNIFKPQSVRDSSGATLKPREGDNYEIGFKSELLDGRLNTSIAAFEIRQDNLAEVDPGQVIPGTTSAAYRAVKGARTRGFEMEASGDLTPDWNLNASYNHSITKNADGERINTVAPANMFRLFSTYRLPGELNRLTLGGGVNWQSGIHFTATPSDLGRTVKATQDAYAVFNLMGRYQITDQLSATLNINNLFDKKYLSALDTTFYSGYYGEPRNVMLSTRYRF
- a CDS encoding FecR domain-containing protein codes for the protein MSDARLEHATLQQAADWFARLQGASDDAQLQAAWRDWLHASEQHRQAWHYIERVSQSFASLGAQGPAAHQTLLDQRRSKHGRRQVLGQLSVVGGIVLLGGLGWQQDWHQRLPLVGARYRSSNELRHERLADGSQIWLNAGTALDVEFDGRQRRLRLYAGEVLIDTGSDPRPFQVQTRAGVLIPLGTRFSVRQQGGQTLLNVFAGAVQVRCANHGQHAVAAAGQSLSFDADTLGTPGSALAQREAWSKGLLLAEDMTLQQFIAELAPWRHGHLGVAPEVSQLRVMGSFSLRNTDQALAQLQEALPVQVVKRFDWWVTVEPR
- a CDS encoding sigma-70 family RNA polymerase sigma factor, with translation MTSPSDNAHSAQVANLYLQNHDWIKQWITRRLGNASDAAELTHDVFVRLLAQPRSFDSDQHARAYLSRVSRHLCIDFWRRRQLEQAWLEALQQRPDLRAPSEEHQAIVIETLLQLQTMLQRLPDKVAEAFGLSLLEGLGYREIGERLGVSERMVTKYMAQAMFQCALLQAELDGALR
- a CDS encoding alpha/beta hydrolase, producing MSFHDRIPLCPEILDFLATSRRIGASDGSLEGGREAFLRVCRHFTPPRPDGWQVTDLQVDALPVRLYLPLAQAPSGGWPVLLYLHGGGWDHGHLDTHDWFAHAIARRLKIAIVAVAYRLAPEHPFPASLDDSLSILHAIRAGRLSDALNPQRIVVAGDSAGGALAAGLCVRLRDQGQAQPLGQALLYPVLTTHSHQPSASLYFDAPSLSVESLAGCLSRYLPDPALREHPWAMALHAKSFEGLAPAFIGVAEHDILYSEGLHYAERLRQDGTSATVHVGKGMVHGSLRAMGVAEVERFYDALAAAIEGFVRG